The Rhodococcus sp. ABRD24 genome contains the following window.
CAACCGCTCCAACGGCGCCACCGCCCGCGACGTCACCACATCCGCACCACCAACCTCCTTCACCACCCCTTCCTGCTCCGCACGCCCCCGAACCACCGAAACATTCGACAACCCCACCGAATCCACAAACTCCTGCAAATACACCGACCGCCGCAACAACGGCTCCACCAACGTCACCCGCACATCCGGCCGCGCAATCGCCAACGGAATCCCCGGCAACCCCGCACCCGAACCCACATCCACCACAGACTCGTTCGCCCCCACCAACTCACCCACCACCGCACAATTGAGCACATGCCGCACCCACAACCGCGGCACCTCCCGCGGACCGATCAACCCCCGCACCACACCATCCGACGCCAACGACGCGTAATACGCCTCCGCCAACGACGCCCGCTCACCGAACACCCGAGCAACCGCACCGACAACATCCCACTGCTCATCCACCAGTTCCACGTGAAACATCCTTCCCAACCCACCACCAACCAACAAACTTGGGCTACCCCAAATC
Protein-coding sequences here:
- the rsmG gene encoding 16S rRNA (guanine(527)-N(7))-methyltransferase RsmG — encoded protein: MFHVELVDEQWDVVGAVARVFGERASLAEAYYASLASDGVVRGLIGPREVPRLWVRHVLNCAVVGELVGANESVVDVGSGAGLPGIPLAIARPDVRVTLVEPLLRRSVYLQEFVDSVGLSNVSVVRGRAEQEGVVKEVGGADVVTSRAVAPLERLVRWSLPLVRVGGRMLALKGSSAAEEISRDRASLGRLGAGKLEVVECGVGVLPVPTIVVSAERVPHHGRRHR